One Mycolicibacterium pulveris genomic region harbors:
- a CDS encoding type I polyketide synthase yields MVSVAHPDEAGDRFAIVGYAARFPGARDADEFWSLLREGREAISEVPKDRWNAEEFYDREPGAPGKVVTRRAGFIDDVTGFDAPFFGMSTREARWMDPQHRLLLETSWQALEHAGIAPTALANTNAGVFVGLATHDYLGMVSDELTFPEIEPYMAIGTSNAAAAGRISYRLGLQGPSFAVDTACSSSLVAIHQACQALRMGECDVALAGGANVLLTPATMITFSSAHMLAPDGRCKTFDAAADGYVRGEGCGVIVVRRLADALRDGDHIRAVIRGSAVNQDGASGGLTVPNGVAQQRVIADALKRAGLRPGDVAYLEAHGTGTSLGDPIEVQAAGAVLGDGRDPGRPLLIGSAKTNIGHLEAAAGIAGIIKVILALEHETLPKHLNFETPSPHIPWDRLPVEVVREATAWKRGERPRIAGVSSFGFAGTNAHVVLAEAPPALPVSAAPHPARPDRRCHLLPLSAKTPSALVELADRYRGWLTAHPEATVADVCATAGTGRAHLEYRAALVVNSRESATELLGALADDRPGPGLIRGEAHEAPKTAWLFSGQGSQYPGMARELYDTEPVFAETLDRCAAVVADVLERPLLDVIFDVDSAESEEVLRLTSYAQPALFAVELGLAHLWQSWGFEPDVVLGHSVGQYSAACVAGVFALEDGMLLMAERGRLFGRLPADAGRMVAVFTAAERVERLTDEFPSLSVAAYNGANTVLSGPVEDLEKAVAGLEADNVRCDWLDTSHAFHSAMLDPVLDEFESYANRFAFNRPELILIDNRTGTTVGRSVQLDGAYWRRHARQPVEFAKSVQTLADLNCKLLLEIGPRPVLTAAALASWPDPGNAPRAIASLRRNTADHRQITEALAEAYVLGHLPDFGAFKDADARKVDLPTYPFEHRRYWFSDNSPADRDQAAAAQRSTARSQVLRLLEDGRIEELATLLDGDSGNQQTLDVLAKLAAQHDAPVTTPSITDDRYEIRWEKAVERPPSAAEDGTAPTWILVGDHTDAVTPLVDALAARGHQHRVIGLPKSDADEAELTDLLRGATRAESAAGADLRIVHVAALDADPAATTSMRSLLRMQHRVLGGTRRLFNAVAAAELRAPIWVVTRGAQRVTDADTVAPDQSCLWGFGRAASLELPQVWGGLADLADGSADEWSRLIDRIAPPRDAGPVEDQLALRDQGVYVPRLVRRESSFTSTPLRLRADATYLVTGGLGSLGLEIAGHLAAHGAKQLVLTSRRAPGEPVQQRIDVLAKQHGCQIHVMTADVADAHDTARLLARVGAELPSLAGIVHAAGELATTPLSSMSDAEVDRVFAGKVWGAWHLSEAAADLQLDFFVSTSSIASVWGGYGQTAYAAANAFLDGLALRMRAQGAPATSLNFGPWAAGMADAESRARLDQRGVKTLSPADALAGLAEVVAGQPSAPGQSVVARIDWATFLPLYQQAGRRAFLAELEREVPIQPSTVSASATSSQQTQLVEQLAAAPVQQRKRLVTNYLRDAVAEVTRMDAAEIREDAGFFDLGMDSLMAVELRRRIEHGVGKEIPVTLVMDHPRLSDAADYLLGDVLGLAEAADPTPQRASAQATRTEEPIAVIAVSCRFPGAPNPEAFWELLSRGIDAIQEIPEDRFDVDEFYDPDPDAPGKTYTRFGGFLDAVDEFDPEFFGISPREAVWIEPQQRLMLETVWEGLERAGYAPAALRGSRTGIFTGVAANEYAHLLSGESIDKIEPHFITGNALNAVPGRVAFALGFEGPAVAVDTACSSALVAVHQARQALQAGDCDLAVAGGVNVLLSPVTSVAASRARMLSPAGRCKTFDASADGYVRSEGCGILVLKRLSDAVRDGDRICAVVAASAVNQDGASSGLTVPNGGAQQRLIETTLARAGLSGADVDYLEAHGTGTPLGDPIEVQAAAAAYGASRDPDKPLLMGSVKTNIGHLESASGAAGLIKVVLSLQHELLPKSLHFDKPSPHIPWEALPVRVVDEPIPWQTNGGARRAGVSSFGFTGTNAHVLIEEAPTQPGTDIDEPDPDSEKSLRVLPLSARTPEALEALARRYETWLSTHPDVDLADVCVTAGTGRSHFEHRAALVVDSIENARHCLADVAENRTRPGVVRGEHSERPMTAWFFTGQGSQYPGMARELFRTEPVFAETVTRCAEAVQEILPEPLLEVLFATDRETGGEAGKRLRHTSYAQPALFAVEMGLARLWQSWGIQPDVVLGHSVGQYAAACVAGVFSLEDGARLIAERGRMFGSLPEGGRMVAIFADPTQVEEIAREFPRISVAAYNGPNTVLSGPGDDLEQVVARFTEEGIRCTWLETSHAFHSELLDPVLDEFESYAAQFDFAAPALPLLCNRTGAVLTGQTPLDAQYWRRHSRQPVQFAESVRTAAALGCSVLMEIGPQPVLTGAAVQVWPEHLPAPRAIASLRKGVDDRRQIADALASAYVAGHVPDFTALHHGPRRVLELPTYPFQRRRFWPKASSIAVPGSVGPSSGILGSAQELASGDTVYTSRLSVKSQPWLSDHVIYGTVVVPGATYAAMALAAVGSPARARNVFFYEPIILPEKSSREVQLTLHPVDKPGEDGSEWRFQVHSRPFGERGAEWSLNADGTVVSGVEPVTEEPQPVTEELERYNRMPPQELFDFFADMELEWGSTWSGSLKALWAGDGEAIGDVIVGEDLAQHLGAEPMHPVLLDLCTGVAFPAFPTHLAVEQGMHDLLLPLRYGQVTLPNKMPRRFYCRSKWRPGAVDGETQVFDLDFLDREGRWLGGIREFTVKRAPREALMRGLGGDTSRLLYTVGWHEVPLPADDSATPDGTWLVAGFDELADGLPGCVELDRDTDPTTLGQLLTQAYEQGEAFSGVVWRCAPPPAGESGADDPARVEEEIANLLSAVHAVQRGAQLPNGLWIITERAVATDPGEPVDPVQAAAWGLGRTTFNEEPTLRCRLVDTDGSPEAVQVLGTLLAGPINEPELAVRQGKLQAARLLPWARGGHLTVPPSTDYVLAPTERGSIDNLRLHETEVPPPDAGYAQVRVEAAGLNFRDVLNVLGLYPGDPGPIGGDFAGVVTEVGDGVTGLEIGQRVYGFMQGAFCSRFNVPAQMVVPIPDGVSAVEAATLPAAALTARLAFDWAQLKPGDRVLIHAASGGVGLAAIQLAQQRGATVFATASTFKRAALRKLGVKYVYDSRSTDFADQILADTDGAGVDVVLNSLTNEGFIEATVRATAQGGRFAEIAKRDIWTPEQMAAARPDIAYEIVALDTVSFQDPQRIHGLLAEVSEGLGTGEWTPLPAEIYPLTEARAAFRRMQQARHIGKIVLQIPQPLQPRPDRSYLITGGLGAIGLHTASYLAQLGAGDIVLTSRREPDAQARQAIGQLTERYKCRVHVLPSDVGDEAQVRELLERIRAELPPLGGVVHLAGVLDDALLSEQSVERFRTTLRPKAFGAIHLDRLTRDDDLEFFIVSSSISSVFGSPGQANYAAANALLDGLVAQRRAQGRPATGINFGPWGKGGMASSDAARTNIAAQGLTPLEPSAALGAMAEVVANGTGQAAIIKANWQRAAKMLGALRPPMLDLVLPSASGDSPADSELLRELMEIPVRQRAGFVTEFLQREVQNFLRLAQPPAATSRFLDLGTDSLMAIELRNRLHSQFGDAFTIDVTAVFDYPTIGALAEYLVAQMPDAEKAPAQRRASTSGRSDDCIGTSSPS; encoded by the coding sequence GTGGTTTCCGTGGCACATCCAGACGAGGCGGGCGATCGCTTCGCGATCGTCGGCTACGCAGCACGCTTTCCCGGTGCCCGAGACGCCGACGAGTTCTGGAGTTTGCTTCGGGAGGGTCGCGAGGCGATCTCGGAGGTGCCGAAGGACCGCTGGAACGCCGAGGAATTCTACGACCGGGAACCGGGAGCCCCCGGCAAGGTCGTGACCCGGCGGGCCGGCTTCATCGACGACGTGACGGGGTTCGACGCGCCGTTCTTCGGCATGTCGACGCGCGAAGCCAGGTGGATGGACCCCCAGCACCGCCTGTTGCTGGAGACGTCGTGGCAGGCATTGGAGCATGCGGGCATCGCGCCGACGGCGCTGGCCAACACCAACGCCGGGGTGTTCGTCGGGCTGGCCACCCACGACTACCTGGGAATGGTTTCTGACGAGCTGACATTTCCCGAGATCGAACCGTATATGGCGATCGGGACGTCGAACGCGGCCGCGGCGGGCCGGATCAGCTACCGCCTGGGACTGCAGGGGCCGTCGTTCGCCGTCGACACCGCGTGCAGCTCGTCGCTGGTGGCGATCCATCAGGCGTGCCAAGCGCTGCGCATGGGCGAATGCGACGTCGCGCTCGCCGGCGGGGCGAACGTGCTACTCACCCCGGCGACCATGATCACCTTCTCCAGCGCGCACATGCTCGCCCCCGATGGCCGGTGCAAGACATTCGACGCCGCCGCGGACGGTTACGTGCGGGGTGAGGGCTGCGGGGTCATAGTCGTCAGGCGCCTCGCGGATGCGCTGCGCGACGGGGATCACATCCGCGCGGTGATCCGCGGCAGCGCGGTCAACCAGGACGGTGCATCGGGCGGGTTGACGGTGCCCAACGGCGTGGCCCAGCAGCGGGTGATCGCCGACGCGCTCAAGCGGGCCGGGCTGCGACCCGGCGACGTCGCATACCTGGAGGCACACGGCACCGGGACGTCGCTGGGTGACCCGATCGAAGTCCAGGCCGCTGGTGCGGTGCTGGGCGACGGTCGAGACCCCGGCCGGCCCCTTCTGATCGGCTCGGCGAAGACGAACATCGGTCACCTGGAGGCCGCCGCCGGGATCGCGGGCATCATCAAGGTCATCCTCGCGCTCGAACACGAGACCCTGCCCAAACATCTCAACTTCGAAACCCCCTCGCCGCACATCCCCTGGGACCGGCTTCCGGTTGAGGTGGTCAGGGAGGCCACCGCCTGGAAACGCGGCGAGCGGCCCCGCATCGCGGGCGTCAGCTCCTTCGGCTTCGCCGGGACGAACGCGCACGTCGTCCTCGCGGAAGCCCCCCCGGCGCTTCCGGTGTCTGCCGCGCCGCATCCGGCCCGCCCAGACCGCAGGTGCCACCTTCTTCCGTTGTCCGCGAAGACCCCCAGCGCGCTGGTTGAGTTGGCGGATCGATACCGCGGCTGGTTGACCGCCCACCCGGAGGCCACCGTGGCCGACGTATGCGCGACCGCGGGCACCGGACGAGCCCACCTGGAGTACCGGGCGGCCTTGGTGGTCAATTCGCGCGAATCCGCCACCGAGCTTCTCGGCGCGCTCGCCGACGACCGCCCGGGACCAGGGTTGATCCGCGGCGAAGCGCACGAGGCGCCCAAGACGGCGTGGCTGTTCTCTGGTCAGGGCAGCCAGTACCCGGGCATGGCCCGTGAGCTGTATGACACCGAACCGGTGTTCGCCGAGACCCTGGACCGCTGCGCGGCCGTGGTCGCCGACGTACTCGAACGGCCGCTGCTCGACGTCATCTTCGACGTGGACAGCGCCGAGAGCGAAGAGGTGCTTCGGCTGACCTCTTATGCTCAGCCGGCGCTGTTCGCCGTGGAGCTCGGTCTGGCCCACCTCTGGCAGTCGTGGGGCTTCGAACCCGACGTGGTGCTGGGCCACAGCGTCGGGCAGTATTCGGCGGCCTGCGTCGCGGGGGTTTTCGCGCTCGAGGACGGCATGCTGCTGATGGCCGAACGTGGTCGCCTCTTCGGCCGCCTGCCCGCGGACGCCGGACGAATGGTCGCGGTCTTCACCGCGGCCGAGCGCGTCGAGCGCCTGACCGACGAATTCCCGAGTTTGTCGGTCGCCGCCTACAACGGCGCCAACACCGTGTTGTCCGGACCCGTTGAGGATCTGGAGAAGGCGGTAGCCGGTCTCGAGGCCGACAATGTCCGGTGTGACTGGCTGGACACCAGCCACGCATTCCACTCGGCGATGCTGGATCCGGTCCTCGACGAGTTCGAGTCATATGCGAATCGGTTCGCCTTCAACAGGCCGGAACTGATCTTGATAGACAACCGCACCGGCACCACGGTCGGCAGGAGCGTGCAGCTCGACGGTGCCTACTGGCGCAGGCATGCGCGGCAACCGGTCGAGTTCGCCAAGAGCGTGCAGACACTCGCGGACCTGAACTGCAAGCTGCTACTCGAGATCGGACCCCGCCCGGTGCTCACCGCCGCCGCCCTGGCGAGCTGGCCCGATCCGGGCAACGCACCGCGGGCCATCGCATCGCTGCGCCGAAACACCGCCGACCACCGGCAGATCACCGAGGCCCTCGCCGAGGCCTACGTCCTTGGCCACCTGCCGGATTTCGGCGCGTTCAAGGACGCCGATGCCCGCAAGGTCGACCTGCCCACCTATCCGTTCGAGCACCGGCGGTACTGGTTCTCGGACAACTCTCCCGCCGACCGTGACCAGGCGGCCGCAGCACAGCGATCCACCGCGCGCAGCCAAGTGCTACGCCTCCTGGAGGACGGCCGGATAGAAGAGCTCGCCACGCTCCTCGACGGAGACAGCGGCAACCAGCAGACCCTCGACGTGCTGGCCAAGCTGGCCGCCCAGCACGACGCACCCGTCACGACGCCGTCCATCACCGACGACCGCTACGAGATCCGCTGGGAGAAAGCCGTCGAACGCCCACCTTCCGCGGCGGAGGACGGCACCGCGCCGACCTGGATCCTCGTCGGCGACCACACCGACGCGGTCACGCCGTTGGTGGACGCCTTGGCCGCCAGGGGCCACCAGCACCGAGTCATCGGCCTGCCGAAGTCCGACGCGGACGAGGCCGAGCTCACCGACCTGCTGCGCGGTGCCACCCGAGCCGAGTCCGCAGCCGGAGCCGATCTGCGGATCGTGCACGTCGCGGCCCTCGACGCGGACCCGGCCGCCACCACCTCGATGCGGTCCCTGCTGCGGATGCAACACCGCGTCCTCGGCGGAACCCGGCGGCTCTTCAACGCCGTGGCCGCCGCCGAACTCAGGGCGCCGATCTGGGTGGTCACGCGTGGCGCCCAACGCGTCACCGACGCGGACACCGTCGCGCCGGATCAAAGTTGCCTGTGGGGTTTCGGCCGTGCCGCGTCGCTGGAACTTCCGCAGGTGTGGGGCGGGCTGGCCGACCTGGCGGACGGCAGCGCCGACGAATGGTCCCGGCTCATCGACCGGATCGCCCCGCCGCGCGACGCCGGCCCGGTCGAAGACCAGCTCGCGCTGCGCGACCAAGGCGTCTATGTCCCACGGCTCGTTCGGCGGGAGTCGTCATTCACCTCCACCCCACTGCGACTTCGCGCCGACGCCACCTATCTGGTGACCGGCGGGCTGGGCTCGCTCGGGCTGGAGATCGCCGGACACCTGGCAGCACACGGAGCCAAGCAGCTGGTGCTGACCAGCCGGCGCGCGCCCGGCGAGCCTGTCCAACAGCGCATCGATGTGCTGGCCAAGCAGCACGGCTGCCAGATCCATGTCATGACCGCCGACGTCGCGGACGCTCACGACACCGCACGGTTGTTGGCACGGGTGGGTGCCGAACTGCCGTCGTTGGCCGGCATCGTGCACGCCGCCGGTGAGCTCGCCACCACTCCGCTGAGCAGCATGAGCGACGCCGAGGTCGATCGCGTGTTCGCCGGAAAGGTCTGGGGCGCCTGGCATCTGAGCGAAGCGGCGGCAGATCTGCAGCTCGACTTCTTCGTCAGCACCTCCTCGATCGCCTCGGTGTGGGGTGGCTACGGTCAGACCGCCTACGCGGCGGCGAACGCCTTCCTCGACGGGCTGGCCTTGCGGATGCGCGCCCAGGGCGCGCCGGCGACCAGCCTCAACTTCGGCCCGTGGGCCGCCGGCATGGCCGATGCGGAATCGCGGGCCCGTCTGGATCAGCGCGGGGTCAAGACGTTGTCGCCCGCCGACGCGCTGGCGGGCCTCGCCGAGGTCGTGGCCGGGCAGCCGTCGGCCCCCGGCCAATCGGTGGTGGCCCGAATCGACTGGGCCACTTTCCTTCCGCTGTATCAGCAGGCCGGTCGTCGCGCCTTCCTGGCCGAGCTGGAGCGCGAGGTGCCCATCCAGCCGTCGACCGTGTCGGCGAGCGCCACGTCCTCGCAGCAGACCCAGCTCGTCGAGCAGCTCGCGGCGGCCCCCGTGCAACAGCGCAAGAGGCTGGTCACCAACTACCTGCGTGACGCCGTCGCCGAGGTGACGCGGATGGATGCCGCCGAGATCCGGGAGGACGCCGGGTTTTTCGACCTCGGCATGGATTCGCTGATGGCCGTCGAGTTGCGGCGCCGCATTGAACACGGCGTCGGCAAGGAGATACCGGTCACCCTGGTGATGGATCATCCCCGGCTGTCCGACGCGGCCGACTACCTGCTCGGCGACGTGCTCGGCCTCGCCGAGGCCGCCGACCCAACGCCGCAGCGGGCGTCCGCGCAGGCGACGCGCACCGAGGAACCGATCGCGGTCATCGCCGTGTCCTGCCGGTTCCCCGGCGCACCCAACCCGGAAGCGTTCTGGGAGCTGCTTTCCCGCGGAATCGACGCGATCCAGGAGATCCCCGAGGACCGGTTCGACGTCGACGAGTTCTACGACCCGGACCCGGATGCCCCGGGCAAGACCTACACGCGGTTCGGCGGGTTCCTCGACGCGGTCGACGAGTTCGATCCCGAGTTCTTCGGCATCTCCCCGCGGGAGGCCGTCTGGATCGAGCCGCAGCAGCGGCTGATGCTCGAAACGGTGTGGGAGGGTCTCGAACGAGCCGGGTACGCGCCAGCGGCCTTGCGCGGCAGCCGAACCGGCATCTTCACGGGGGTGGCCGCCAACGAGTACGCACACCTGTTGTCGGGCGAGTCGATCGACAAGATCGAACCGCACTTCATCACCGGCAACGCGCTCAATGCCGTGCCCGGCCGGGTCGCCTTCGCGTTGGGATTCGAAGGTCCCGCGGTCGCGGTGGACACCGCGTGCAGCTCGGCGCTGGTGGCCGTGCACCAGGCCCGCCAGGCATTGCAGGCCGGTGACTGCGATCTGGCCGTGGCCGGCGGGGTGAACGTCCTGCTGAGCCCGGTCACCTCCGTCGCCGCATCGCGGGCCAGGATGCTCTCCCCCGCGGGGCGTTGCAAGACGTTCGACGCCTCCGCCGACGGCTATGTCCGCAGCGAGGGCTGCGGCATCCTGGTGCTCAAGCGGCTCAGCGACGCCGTGCGCGACGGCGACCGGATCTGCGCCGTCGTCGCCGCGAGCGCGGTTAACCAGGACGGCGCGTCGAGCGGGTTGACAGTGCCCAACGGCGGCGCGCAGCAGCGTCTCATCGAGACGACGCTGGCTCGTGCCGGCTTGTCAGGCGCCGACGTCGACTACCTCGAGGCGCACGGAACAGGCACCCCGCTGGGTGACCCGATCGAGGTGCAGGCCGCCGCAGCCGCCTATGGCGCATCACGTGACCCGGACAAGCCGTTGCTCATGGGCTCGGTGAAGACCAACATCGGCCACCTCGAGTCGGCTTCCGGGGCAGCGGGTCTGATCAAAGTCGTGTTGTCCCTTCAGCACGAGTTGCTGCCGAAGAGCCTGCACTTCGACAAGCCGTCACCGCACATTCCGTGGGAAGCGCTGCCGGTGCGGGTGGTGGACGAGCCGATTCCGTGGCAGACCAACGGCGGCGCCAGGCGCGCCGGGGTGAGTTCGTTCGGGTTCACCGGCACCAACGCGCACGTGCTGATCGAAGAGGCGCCCACCCAACCGGGTACCGACATCGACGAACCGGATCCTGACAGCGAGAAGTCCCTGCGCGTGCTTCCGCTGTCGGCGCGGACACCCGAAGCCTTGGAGGCGTTGGCGCGTCGATACGAGACCTGGCTGAGCACCCACCCGGATGTGGACCTCGCCGACGTGTGCGTGACCGCCGGAACGGGACGTTCACATTTCGAGCATCGCGCCGCACTGGTGGTGGATTCCATCGAGAATGCCCGCCACTGCCTCGCCGACGTCGCCGAGAACCGCACCCGGCCCGGTGTGGTGCGCGGCGAGCACTCCGAGCGCCCGATGACAGCGTGGTTCTTCACTGGGCAAGGCAGCCAGTATCCCGGGATGGCGCGCGAATTGTTCCGCACCGAACCGGTTTTCGCCGAAACCGTGACTCGGTGCGCGGAAGCGGTTCAAGAGATCCTGCCGGAGCCACTGCTCGAGGTGCTGTTCGCCACCGATCGCGAGACCGGCGGCGAAGCTGGAAAAAGGTTGCGCCACACGTCGTATGCCCAACCCGCGCTGTTCGCCGTGGAGATGGGCCTGGCGCGGCTGTGGCAGTCGTGGGGCATTCAGCCGGACGTGGTGCTGGGACACAGCGTCGGCCAGTATGCGGCGGCGTGTGTCGCAGGAGTGTTCAGCCTCGAAGACGGCGCACGGCTGATCGCCGAACGGGGCCGGATGTTCGGCAGCCTTCCCGAAGGCGGACGGATGGTGGCGATCTTCGCCGACCCCACCCAGGTCGAGGAGATCGCCCGCGAGTTCCCGCGGATTTCGGTCGCCGCCTACAACGGACCCAACACCGTGCTGTCGGGTCCCGGTGACGATCTGGAACAGGTCGTCGCGCGGTTCACCGAGGAGGGGATCCGATGCACCTGGTTGGAAACCAGCCACGCCTTCCACTCGGAGCTACTCGACCCGGTGCTCGACGAGTTCGAGTCGTACGCAGCGCAGTTCGACTTCGCTGCCCCGGCCCTACCGTTGCTGTGCAACCGTACCGGCGCCGTGCTGACGGGTCAGACCCCGCTCGACGCGCAGTACTGGCGGCGGCATTCCCGCCAGCCGGTGCAGTTCGCCGAGAGTGTGCGGACCGCGGCGGCGCTTGGCTGCTCGGTGTTGATGGAGATCGGTCCGCAGCCGGTGTTGACCGGGGCCGCGGTGCAGGTCTGGCCGGAACACCTGCCGGCGCCCCGGGCGATCGCCTCGCTGCGCAAGGGCGTTGACGACCGCCGCCAGATCGCGGACGCCCTGGCTTCGGCCTACGTCGCCGGCCACGTGCCCGATTTCACCGCGCTGCATCACGGCCCACGTCGCGTCCTCGAACTGCCTACGTATCCGTTCCAGCGGCGCCGCTTCTGGCCCAAGGCCTCCAGCATCGCCGTACCCGGGTCGGTGGGCCCGTCGTCCGGAATCCTGGGTAGCGCACAAGAACTCGCCTCCGGCGACACCGTCTACACCAGCAGGCTGTCGGTCAAATCTCAGCCGTGGCTTTCCGACCACGTCATCTACGGCACCGTTGTCGTGCCCGGCGCGACCTATGCGGCGATGGCGCTGGCCGCGGTCGGCTCGCCGGCGCGGGCACGCAACGTCTTCTTCTACGAGCCGATCATCCTGCCCGAGAAGAGTTCCCGCGAAGTGCAGCTCACGTTGCACCCGGTGGACAAGCCGGGTGAGGACGGCAGCGAGTGGCGATTCCAGGTACACAGCCGCCCGTTCGGGGAACGCGGCGCCGAATGGTCGCTGAACGCCGACGGCACGGTCGTCAGCGGCGTCGAGCCGGTCACCGAGGAACCGCAGCCGGTCACCGAGGAGCTCGAACGGTACAACCGCATGCCACCGCAGGAGCTGTTCGACTTCTTCGCCGACATGGAACTGGAATGGGGTTCCACCTGGTCGGGCTCGCTGAAGGCGCTGTGGGCCGGCGACGGTGAGGCGATCGGCGACGTCATCGTCGGCGAGGACCTGGCCCAGCACCTCGGTGCCGAGCCGATGCACCCGGTGTTGTTGGACCTGTGCACAGGTGTCGCGTTCCCGGCGTTCCCCACGCACCTCGCGGTGGAGCAGGGGATGCACGACCTGCTCCTGCCGTTGCGCTACGGGCAGGTGACGCTTCCGAACAAGATGCCTCGGCGATTCTACTGCCGTTCGAAGTGGCGTCCGGGCGCCGTTGACGGCGAAACTCAGGTCTTCGACCTCGATTTCCTCGACCGAGAAGGCCGGTGGCTGGGCGGAATTCGCGAGTTCACGGTCAAACGCGCGCCCCGTGAGGCGCTGATGCGCGGGCTCGGCGGCGATACGTCACGGCTGCTGTACACCGTCGGCTGGCACGAGGTACCCCTACCGGCCGACGACAGCGCGACACCGGACGGGACCTGGCTGGTCGCCGGCTTCGACGAACTGGCCGACGGGCTGCCCGGATGCGTCGAGCTGGACCGCGACACCGATCCAACAACCCTGGGACAGTTGCTGACGCAGGCCTACGAGCAGGGCGAGGCGTTCTCCGGCGTGGTGTGGCGTTGCGCGCCGCCACCTGCGGGCGAGTCGGGCGCCGACGATCCTGCGCGGGTCGAGGAGGAGATCGCCAACCTTCTCAGCGCCGTGCACGCCGTGCAGCGCGGCGCACAACTTCCGAACGGGCTGTGGATCATCACCGAGCGGGCGGTGGCCACCGATCCCGGTGAGCCGGTCGACCCGGTGCAGGCGGCGGCGTGGGGCTTGGGCCGCACCACGTTCAACGAGGAACCCACGCTGCGGTGCAGGCTGGTCGACACCGACGGATCACCGGAGGCGGTGCAGGTGCTGGGCACACTGCTGGCCGGTCCGATCAACGAACCCGAACTCGCAGTGCGGCAAGGAAAGCTGCAGGCCGCACGGTTGCTGCCGTGGGCGCGCGGCGGGCACCTGACGGTGCCGCCGTCGACCGACTACGTGCTGGCGCCCACCGAACGCGGCTCGATCGACAACCTGCGGCTGCATGAGACGGAGGTGCCGCCACCGGATGCCGGCTACGCGCAGGTGCGGGTGGAGGCCGCCGGCCTGAACTTCCGCGACGTGCTCAACGTGCTCGGCCTCTATCCGGGCGATCCCGGGCCGATCGGCGGCGACTTCGCCGGTGTCGTCACCGAGGTGGGCGACGGCGTCACCGGGCTCGAGATCGGCCAGCGGGTGTACGGCTTCATGCAGGGGGCCTTCTGCAGCCGATTCAACGTGCCGGCTCAGATGGTCGTGCCGATACCGGACGGGGTCAGCGCGGTCGAGGCCGCCACCCTGCCCGCCGCGGCGTTGACCGCCCGTCTCGCGTTCGACTGGGCGCAGCTGAAACCCGGTGACCGGGTGCTCATTCACGCCGCCAGCGGCGGGGTCGGGCTGGCCGCGATCCAGCTGGCCCAGCAACGAGGCGCGACCGTTTTCGCGACCGCAAGCACCTTCAAACGCGCGGCGCTGCGCAAGCTCGGCGTCAAGTACGTCTACGACTCGCGCAGCACGGATTTCGCCGACCAGATCCTGGCGGACACCGACGGTGCGGGCGTAGACGTCGTGCTCAACAGCCTGACCAACGAGGGCTTCATCGAGGCGACGGTGCGCGCCACCGCCCAGGGGGGCCGGTTCGCCGAGATCGCCAAGCGCGACATCTGGACCCCTGAGCAGATGGCGGCGGCCCGACCCGACATCGCCTACGAGATCGTGGCGCTGGACACCGTGTCCTTCCAGGACCCGCAACGGATTCACGGGCTGCTCGCCGAGGTGTCGGAGGGGTTGGGCACGGGCGAGTGGACCCCGCTGCCCGCCGAGATCTATCCGCTGACCGAAGCCAGGGCCGCGTTCCGCCGGATGCAGCAGGCGCGCCACATCGGCAAGATCGTGCTGCAGATCCCCCAGCCGCTGCAGCCGCGGCCGGACCGGAGCTACCTGATCACCGGCGGGCTGGGCGCGATCGGCCTGCACACGGCTTCCTACCTCGCGCAGCTCGGTGCCGGTGACATCGTGCTGACCAGCAGGCGCGAACCCGACGCGCAAGCACGGCAGGCGATCGGCCAGCTCACCGAGCGCTACAAGTGCCGCGTCCACGTGCTGCCGTCCGACGTCGGCGACGAGGCCCAGGTGCGGGAGTTGCTCGAGCGGATCCGTGCGGAGTTGCCGCCGCTCGGCGGGGTCGTCCACCTGGCGGGTGTGCTCGATGACGCGTTGTTGTCGGAACAAAGCGTGGAGCGCTTCCGAACGACATTGCGACCCAAAGCGTTTGGTGCCATTCACCTGGATCGGCTGACCAGAGACGACGACTTGGAGTTCTTCATCGTGTCGTCGTCGATCTCCAGCGTGTTCGGTTCCCCGGGGCAGGCCAACTACGCGGCTGCCAATGCGCTGCTGGACGGCCTGGTCGCGCAACGCCGCGCGCAAGGGCGGCCGGCCACCGGCATCAACTTCGGCCCATGGGGCAAGGGCGGCATGGCGTCCTCGGACGCCGCGCGCACCAACATCGCCGCGCAGGGCCTGACACCGCTGGAGCCCTCTGCCGCGCTGGGCGCGATGGCCGAAGTCGTCGCGAACGGCACCGGGCAGGCGGCAATCATCAAGGCCAACTGGCAGCGGGCCGCGAAGATGCTGGGCGCGCTGCGGCCACCGATGCTCGATCTGGTGTTGCCGAGCGCGAGCGGCGACTCTCCCGCCGACAGCGAGTTGCTGCGGGAGCTGATGGAGATTCCGGTGCGCCAGCGGGCCGGCTTCGTCACCGAGTTCCTTCAGCGCGAGGTGCAGAATTTCCTGCGCCTGGCGCAGCCACCGGCGGCGACCAGCCGGTTCCTGGATCTCGGCACGGATTCACTGATGGCCATCGAACTGCGCAACCGCTTGCACAGCCAGTTCGGCGATGCGTTCACGATCGATGTGACCGCGGTGTTCGATTACCCGACGATCGGAGCGTTGGCCGAATATCTGGTCGCGCAGATGCCCGACGCGGAAAAGGCGCCGGCCCAGCGCCGCGCCTCCACCTCCGGCCGCAGCGACGACTGCATCGGGACGTCCAGCCCGTCGTAG